One Mytilus trossulus isolate FHL-02 chromosome 5, PNRI_Mtr1.1.1.hap1, whole genome shotgun sequence DNA segment encodes these proteins:
- the LOC134717884 gene encoding uncharacterized protein LOC134717884, whose translation MDAISDLSTSIELTINVTDQVKTNIDMLRTNLDILKCVKTSCSYCPDSLPDEAKRITRESSHSIQQQEKSSRVAIQQPTRTFAAYPFPPAPVQPTSTFAYPFPPAPVQPTSTFAYPFPPAPVQPTSTFAYPIPPAPVQPTSTFAYPIPPAPVQPTSTFAYTFPPAPVQPTSTFAYPIPPAPVQPTSCL comes from the exons ATGGATGCAATATCAGACCTTTCCACAAGTATTGAACTTACTATTAATGTGACAGATCAAGTGAAAACAAACATAGATATGTTGAGAACCAATTTAGACATACTAAAATGTGTGAAAACTTCATGTAGCTACTGTCCAGATTCACTACCAGATGAAGCCAAAAGAATTACTAGA gaGTCTTCGCATAGCATTCAGCAGCAGGAAAAATCCAGTAGGGTGGCAATTCAACAGCCTACACGTACATTTGCGGCCTACCCTTTTCCACCAGCACCTGTTCAGCCTACAAGTACATTCGCATACCCTTTTCCACCAGCACCTGTTCAGCCTACAAGTACATTCGCATACCCTTTTCCACCAGCACCTGTTCAGCCTACAAGTACATTCGCATACCCTATTCCACCAGCACCTGTTCAGCCTACAAGTACATTCGCATACCCTATTCCACCAGCACCTGTTCAGCCTACAAGTACATTCGCATACACTTTTCCACCAGCACCTGTTCAGCCTACAAGTACATTCGCATACCCTATTCCACCAGCACCTGTTCAGCCTACAAGTTGCTTATAA